A window of Desulfonauticus submarinus contains these coding sequences:
- a CDS encoding CinA family protein yields the protein MNSDCLVDTLNLAELLVKKNYFLSVAESCTGGLLSNLLTNCPGSSEWFKGGIIAYSNEIKRKLLNVEENILQRYGAVSKQCVLQMVEGLVRLFNTEVGISISGIAGPGGGSLLKPVGTVFQGFWIKEKVWVKKYFFTGSRIEIKEQSVKAALTELITNLL from the coding sequence ATGAATAGTGATTGTTTAGTCGATACTTTGAACTTAGCTGAGTTACTAGTTAAGAAAAATTATTTTTTGAGTGTTGCTGAATCCTGTACAGGAGGCTTGTTAAGCAATTTACTTACTAATTGTCCTGGAAGTTCTGAGTGGTTTAAGGGAGGCATTATTGCGTATTCTAATGAGATTAAGAGAAAGTTGTTGAATGTGGAAGAAAATATTTTACAGAGATATGGAGCTGTTAGTAAACAATGTGTTCTTCAAATGGTTGAAGGACTTGTTAGGCTTTTTAATACCGAGGTAGGAATTTCTATCTCTGGAATTGCTGGGCCAGGAGGGGGAAGTCTTTTAAAACCTGTAGGAACAGTGTTTCAAGGGTTTTGGATAAAAGAAAAAGTATGGGTTAAAAAATATTTTTTTACTGGTTCTAGAATAGAAATAAAAGAACAAAGTGTTAAGGCAGCCTTAACTGAACTCATTACTAATCTTTTATGA
- a CDS encoding AMP-binding protein, whose protein sequence is MFLKQKFSSYEEFRSGFNLEIPENFNFAFDVMDKLAKEKQDEIAMIHVDDAKVRREYSYAYFARESSKLANALAKQGLKKGDRVMIVLYRRVEFWTTMLALHKLGAVAVPSPALLTAKDISFRVNFAKIKAVVVDESITARIDEIKSECPSLDIFIVAGNAPNSTWKELDEIVAKESENFSPSSKVGGNDTLLIFFSSGTTGLPKMVEHDHNYPLGHLVTGMYWHDLEPGDIHLTVADTGWGKAVWGKFYGQWMSGAIVFVYDFRGKFSPSDLLGVISEHKISTFCAPPTVYRFLVREDLTKYDLSSLRHCTTAGELLNESVFEAWKSALGIPLYEGYGQTETTLQIATFPFMKPKPGSIGKPTPGWDIVLLNDEGEEVLPGEEGEICVRLKDGRPVGLFLGYMDEPDKTAKVIKDGVYHTGDKAWMDEDGYFWFLGRVDDLIKSSGYRIGPFEVESALITHPAVVEAAVTGVPDPVRGQAVKATIVLASGYEPSEELTKDIQNHVKKVTAPYKYPRIVEYVKELPKTISGKIKRAEIRAKDMEKYK, encoded by the coding sequence ATGTTTTTAAAACAAAAATTTTCTAGTTATGAAGAGTTTAGAAGTGGTTTTAATTTAGAGATCCCTGAAAATTTTAATTTTGCTTTTGATGTGATGGATAAGTTGGCTAAAGAAAAGCAAGATGAAATTGCTATGATTCATGTGGATGATGCTAAAGTAAGACGGGAATATAGTTATGCTTATTTTGCAAGAGAATCGTCTAAGTTAGCCAATGCCTTGGCAAAGCAAGGTTTAAAAAAAGGCGATCGAGTAATGATCGTTTTATATAGAAGAGTAGAGTTTTGGACAACAATGTTAGCTTTGCATAAATTGGGAGCAGTTGCAGTTCCCTCTCCTGCTTTACTTACAGCTAAAGATATATCTTTTAGAGTTAATTTTGCTAAGATTAAGGCAGTAGTTGTAGATGAAAGTATTACTGCTAGAATAGATGAGATTAAATCTGAATGTCCAAGTTTAGATATTTTTATAGTAGCAGGAAATGCGCCTAATAGTACATGGAAAGAATTAGATGAGATTGTTGCCAAAGAAAGTGAAAATTTTTCTCCATCCTCTAAAGTGGGAGGAAACGACACCTTACTTATATTCTTTTCCTCTGGCACAACTGGGCTTCCTAAAATGGTAGAACATGACCATAACTATCCTTTAGGGCATTTGGTGACAGGAATGTATTGGCATGATCTTGAGCCAGGAGATATTCATCTTACTGTAGCAGATACAGGTTGGGGAAAAGCTGTTTGGGGTAAATTTTATGGACAGTGGATGTCAGGGGCAATAGTTTTTGTTTATGATTTTAGGGGAAAATTTAGCCCTTCTGATTTATTAGGTGTTATAAGTGAGCATAAAATTAGTACTTTTTGTGCTCCTCCTACAGTATATCGTTTTTTGGTTAGAGAAGATTTAACCAAATATGATTTAAGTAGTCTTAGACATTGTACTACTGCTGGCGAACTGTTAAACGAAAGTGTATTTGAAGCATGGAAAAGTGCTTTGGGTATTCCTCTTTATGAAGGTTATGGGCAAACAGAAACTACTTTGCAGATAGCAACTTTTCCATTTATGAAACCAAAACCAGGCTCCATTGGTAAACCTACTCCTGGTTGGGATATAGTTCTTTTAAATGATGAGGGAGAAGAGGTCTTGCCAGGAGAAGAGGGAGAAATATGCGTTCGCTTAAAAGATGGTCGTCCAGTAGGATTGTTTTTGGGATATATGGATGAGCCAGATAAAACTGCAAAAGTAATAAAAGACGGGGTTTATCATACCGGAGATAAGGCATGGATGGATGAAGATGGATATTTTTGGTTTTTAGGAAGAGTTGATGATTTGATAAAAAGTTCTGGCTATAGGATAGGCCCATTTGAAGTGGAAAGTGCTCTGATTACTCATCCAGCAGTTGTTGAAGCAGCAGTTACAGGAGTTCCTGATCCAGTTCGAGGGCAAGCTGTAAAAGCAACTATTGTTTTGGCTAGTGGGTATGAACCGTCAGAAGAATTAACTAAAGATATTCAAAATCATGTAAAAAAGGTTACCGCGCCTTATAAATATCCTAGAATTGTCGAGTATGTAAAAGAATTACCAAAAACAATTAGTGGTAAGATAAAAA
- a CDS encoding L-threonylcarbamoyladenylate synthase has product MKQLFDLKSIACLLNQDKIGLIPTETLWGLTCNPFSQSAVQKIFFLKKRPNIKPLPLVAGSLEQVLEHVNLSQKMLNLVAHFWPGPLSVVTTSLADFVKPGIKNEYNEVCIRVTSHSELANLCLEAKIPLVATSANLSGKKSPKKFEEIDPFLIKGVDFVFRSSYSYPLNAPSTIIKAEKNHLLFLRLGAISKEEIFAYWQKV; this is encoded by the coding sequence ATGAAACAATTGTTCGACTTAAAATCCATTGCTTGTCTGTTAAATCAGGATAAAATAGGGCTTATCCCCACCGAAACTTTATGGGGGCTTACTTGCAATCCGTTTTCGCAAAGTGCGGTTCAAAAGATATTTTTTTTAAAAAAACGTCCGAACATAAAACCACTTCCTCTGGTAGCTGGTAGTTTAGAACAAGTATTAGAGCATGTTAACCTTTCTCAAAAAATGTTAAATTTAGTTGCCCACTTTTGGCCTGGTCCTCTTTCTGTTGTTACTACTTCTTTAGCTGACTTTGTGAAGCCTGGGATAAAAAATGAATATAATGAAGTCTGTATAAGAGTTACCTCTCATTCTGAGTTGGCTAATTTATGTTTAGAGGCTAAGATTCCTCTAGTAGCCACAAGTGCAAATTTAAGTGGCAAAAAATCGCCAAAAAAGTTTGAAGAGATTGATCCTTTTCTTATAAAAGGCGTGGATTTTGTCTTTAGAAGCTCTTATTCTTACCCTCTTAATGCTCCTTCTACCATTATAAAGGCAGAAAAAAATCATCTTTTATTTTTACGCTTAGGAGCTATTTCTAAAGAAGAAATTTTTGCCTATTGGCAAAAAGTTTAA
- the thpR gene encoding RNA 2',3'-cyclic phosphodiesterase, which yields MMRVFLGLPIDKDFEQAVVDQLGNWKNKFKSRLSWIKKGNYHLTLKFLGEVEENVVEKLKQELLKIEFMPFKLQVKKIGFFYSQRKVRVVWIGFQEELELKDYFSKIDGICFDLGFEREKREYIPHLTLARVKFFEPSDPWKNFQQALNKFEWPQLKLKKLVLWQSKLTPQGPFYTPLLELK from the coding sequence ATGATGAGGGTGTTTTTGGGATTACCAATTGATAAAGATTTTGAGCAGGCTGTTGTTGACCAACTTGGTAATTGGAAGAATAAATTTAAATCTCGTTTAAGTTGGATTAAAAAAGGTAACTATCATCTTACCTTAAAGTTTTTAGGAGAGGTAGAAGAGAATGTAGTGGAAAAGTTAAAACAAGAACTTTTAAAAATTGAATTTATGCCTTTTAAGCTACAGGTAAAAAAAATAGGTTTTTTTTACAGTCAGAGAAAAGTAAGGGTTGTGTGGATTGGTTTTCAAGAGGAATTAGAGTTAAAGGATTATTTTTCTAAAATAGATGGAATTTGTTTTGACCTTGGTTTTGAGCGAGAAAAAAGAGAATATATTCCGCACCTAACTCTTGCTAGAGTAAAATTTTTTGAACCTTCTGATCCGTGGAAAAATTTTCAACAAGCTTTAAATAAATTTGAATGGCCACAATTAAAACTTAAAAAATTAGTCCTCTGGCAATCAAAACTCACACCTCAAGGACCTTTTTATACGCCTCTCCTCGAATTAAAATAA
- a CDS encoding glycosyltransferase family 9 protein encodes MDLKTSKILIIHHGALGDFVLSLPALISLKYFFQKNHILYLDTKDKHIFWQQILGFHKSTLKQDQGIFKLYSLNKWPSELGDTHVFWFKIQQNPTLEIKHKNITYIYLVHKQKSLPVQSFLRHQFLNLNIPWLENWKTLLPLPTKSPQNILIFPGSGHKAKNWPLCFFTQVASHLNKIYPLSFILGPAEHLIKSLPFPTLQLTNTQELVQELSKAIFVLGNDSGPMHLASLMNIRGICLFGPTDPTIWKPPHLEIISSPLPCSPCSKTAQIFCSKLTCMKKISPSLVLKQSLNLLKKQNQAL; translated from the coding sequence ATGGATTTAAAAACATCTAAAATTCTTATTATCCATCATGGAGCATTGGGTGATTTTGTTTTATCTCTTCCTGCTCTAATAAGTCTAAAATATTTTTTTCAAAAAAATCATATCTTATACTTAGATACCAAAGATAAACATATTTTTTGGCAACAAATTTTAGGCTTTCACAAAAGCACTTTGAAGCAAGATCAAGGTATTTTCAAACTATATTCTTTAAATAAATGGCCTTCTGAACTTGGAGATACACATGTCTTTTGGTTTAAAATCCAACAAAACCCTACTCTTGAAATAAAACACAAAAACATCACCTATATTTATTTGGTACACAAACAAAAATCCTTACCTGTACAATCATTTTTACGCCATCAGTTTTTAAATCTTAATATCCCCTGGCTAGAAAATTGGAAAACACTTCTTCCTTTACCTACTAAATCTCCTCAAAACATACTAATTTTCCCTGGCTCTGGACATAAAGCCAAAAATTGGCCTCTTTGTTTTTTTACTCAAGTTGCTTCTCATTTAAATAAGATATATCCTTTATCCTTTATACTTGGACCTGCTGAACATCTAATAAAATCTCTTCCTTTCCCTACTCTGCAATTAACAAATACCCAAGAACTAGTCCAAGAACTTTCTAAGGCCATTTTTGTACTTGGAAATGACTCAGGCCCCATGCACTTAGCATCTTTAATGAACATAAGAGGCATCTGTTTATTTGGTCCTACAGATCCTACTATCTGGAAACCGCCACACCTTGAAATAATCTCTTCCCCTTTGCCCTGCTCCCCTTGCTCTAAAACCGCTCAAATATTTTGTTCTAAGCTTACTTGTATGAAAAAAATCTCCCCTAGCCTCGTTTTGAAACAAAGCCTAAACCTTCTGAAAAAACAAAACCAGGCCCTGTGA
- the pdxA gene encoding 4-hydroxythreonine-4-phosphate dehydrogenase PdxA produces the protein MLIYTMGDPCGIGPELIVRFCRKNRVEYPLVIVGVEEVLALYCKKNKIKKFWQRVDSIEKREKGIFCVEPKGLSGINLRLGEPSVEGGFVAGKSLELVCDYLKIDKRSVLITGPLNKATLQEAGFNFAGHTEFLASAFNVPFERVCMHFWSPSFGVSLVTTHPPLSLVPSLITIDRIIRCLSLTFQFQQMFNKDVLIGVCGLNPHAGEQGKIGREEIEIIKPAIKEARNKGIPCDGPFPADTLFYRAKHGDYNVVLAMYHDQGLGPLKLLHFGQSVNITLGLPILRCSVDHGTAYDLVGKGVASLTSLEEAFKLGIKYLKRSV, from the coding sequence GTGTTAATTTATACAATGGGCGATCCGTGCGGCATAGGACCTGAACTAATTGTTCGATTTTGTAGAAAAAATAGAGTTGAGTATCCATTAGTTATTGTTGGAGTAGAAGAAGTTTTAGCTTTGTATTGTAAAAAAAATAAAATTAAAAAATTTTGGCAAAGAGTAGATTCAATTGAAAAGAGAGAAAAAGGGATTTTTTGTGTTGAACCTAAGGGCTTATCTGGAATCAATCTTAGGTTGGGAGAACCTAGTGTTGAAGGAGGGTTTGTTGCTGGCAAAAGTCTTGAATTAGTTTGTGATTATTTAAAAATAGATAAACGATCTGTTTTAATTACAGGTCCTTTAAATAAGGCCACTTTGCAAGAAGCAGGGTTTAATTTTGCAGGGCATACAGAGTTTTTGGCGAGTGCCTTTAATGTGCCTTTTGAAAGAGTGTGTATGCATTTTTGGAGTCCTTCCTTTGGAGTAAGCTTGGTTACCACCCACCCACCTTTAAGTCTAGTTCCCTCTTTAATAACTATAGATAGGATTATTCGATGCTTAAGCCTTACTTTTCAATTTCAGCAGATGTTTAATAAGGATGTATTAATCGGAGTGTGTGGCTTAAATCCTCATGCAGGAGAGCAAGGGAAAATAGGTAGAGAAGAAATAGAAATTATAAAACCTGCTATTAAAGAAGCAAGAAATAAAGGAATACCTTGTGATGGACCTTTTCCTGCTGATACGCTTTTTTATAGAGCAAAACATGGAGATTATAATGTAGTTTTGGCAATGTATCATGATCAAGGATTAGGTCCTTTAAAACTTTTGCATTTTGGGCAAAGTGTGAATATAACTTTAGGACTTCCTATTTTAAGATGTTCTGTGGATCATGGCACAGCCTATGATCTTGTAGGCAAGGGGGTTGCCTCTTTAACAAGTTTAGAAGAGGCGTTTAAATTAGGGATTAAATATTTAAAAAGGAGTGTCTAA
- a CDS encoding NUDIX domain-containing protein produces the protein MKYIKKCSNCGQVIETYRNPFPTVDVVTFVPPFSVVLIKRKNKPFGWALPGGFVDYGESVESAALREVKEETGLDVSLLYLLGVYSDPKRDPRFHTLSTVFVGIPLDLSQLKAGDDADKARIFSLNQLPNLVFDHAKILQDFCYKMKISEDIKC, from the coding sequence GTGAAATATATTAAGAAATGTTCTAACTGTGGGCAAGTAATAGAAACTTATAGAAATCCGTTCCCTACTGTAGATGTGGTAACTTTTGTCCCTCCGTTTTCTGTTGTTTTGATAAAAAGAAAAAATAAGCCTTTTGGTTGGGCTTTGCCTGGTGGTTTTGTAGATTATGGGGAAAGTGTAGAATCTGCTGCATTAAGAGAGGTAAAAGAAGAAACAGGGCTAGATGTTAGTTTACTTTATTTATTGGGTGTGTATTCTGATCCTAAAAGAGATCCTAGATTTCACACTTTAAGTACAGTGTTTGTAGGCATTCCTTTAGATTTATCTCAGCTTAAGGCAGGAGATGATGCAGATAAAGCTAGAATTTTTTCTTTAAATCAGTTGCCTAATTTGGTATTTGACCATGCTAAAATTTTGCAAGATTTTTGTTATAAAATGAAAATTAGTGAGGATATTAAGTGTTAA
- a CDS encoding helix-turn-helix domain-containing protein yields MSTPPYVEIAKRLKGLRDALEMSAQELASKVGVKVEEVEAYESGKKEIPVSYLFEVAKACGVDLTVLIAGKEAHLHTYALVRKGKGLSVERRKDYDYKSLAYKFSGRKMEPFIVKVPPKKEEDITFNEHSGQEFIYMLKGKLEIRLGDDVLILEPGDSLYFSSRTPHALRGLDGEAEFLDVII; encoded by the coding sequence ATGAGTACACCGCCTTATGTAGAGATAGCCAAGCGCCTGAAAGGGCTAAGAGATGCTTTAGAAATGAGCGCTCAGGAATTGGCTAGCAAAGTGGGAGTTAAGGTAGAAGAAGTAGAAGCCTATGAATCTGGCAAAAAGGAAATTCCTGTAAGCTATTTATTTGAAGTGGCTAAAGCATGTGGGGTTGATTTAACTGTTTTAATTGCTGGCAAAGAAGCACACTTACATACTTATGCCTTAGTAAGAAAAGGAAAAGGCTTAAGTGTAGAGAGACGTAAAGATTATGATTATAAGAGTTTGGCATATAAGTTTAGTGGCCGAAAAATGGAACCTTTTATTGTAAAAGTTCCACCTAAAAAAGAAGAAGATATTACTTTTAATGAGCATTCAGGACAGGAATTTATTTATATGCTTAAAGGAAAATTAGAAATAAGATTAGGCGATGATGTTTTGATTTTAGAGCCTGGAGATAGCTTGTATTTTTCCTCTAGAACGCCTCATGCTCTGCGAGGGTTAGACGGTGAAGCTGAATTTTTAGATGTTATAATTTAA